One genomic region from Dehalobacter restrictus DSM 9455 encodes:
- a CDS encoding type II toxin-antitoxin system Phd/YefM family antitoxin: MDLRRVFDCMISVSELGRGQASKVIQAVEDEGNPYIIVKNNKPQAVIISIHEYSELMRIRDMVASGQNISSPLYSPHFQDNYASLKTNNVLSDDEINIFLESEDPEGLDLESESND, from the coding sequence ATGGATTTGCGCCGGGTATTTGACTGTATGATTTCCGTTTCGGAGTTAGGCCGTGGACAAGCTTCAAAAGTTATTCAGGCCGTTGAAGATGAAGGCAATCCCTATATCATCGTCAAAAATAACAAACCCCAGGCTGTCATCATCTCCATCCATGAATATTCGGAACTAATGCGCATCCGAGATATGGTCGCCTCTGGTCAGAATATCAGTTCTCCGCTCTATTCGCCCCATTTCCAGGATAATTATGCCTCCCTGAAAACAAATAATGTTCTTTCTGACGATGAAATCAATATTTTCCTTGAAAGTGAAGACCCCGAAGGCCTGGACCTTGAAAGCGAATCAAATGACTAA
- a CDS encoding PRK06851 family protein, which translates to MKGNMKHVFPGGNTSEGFFSYYSFLLEKGTKRIFVVKGGPGVGKSTLMKKIGNRMVEMGYDVEFHHCSSDHHSLDGIAVVDAGIVMVDGTAPHIVDPKYPGGLDEIINLGEFWDTDAIQHNVKHIIASTNEVSRLFARAYRLLSAARAVAENMMAITRQSMDFSALNMETSRLAKKIFEGVYMVESSGRTGVARHLFSCAYTPEGFVDFTDSILQEIREIVYLEGEMGTGRSVFMEKIATKAMEKGFDVEIYHLPLIPSKIGTIVIKELQVALTSSESFRNNHQESVNLNRHVHTELSSSLTQELNSDLDLFGHLMHSGMDCIHQAKQEHDALEQYYVPYMNFKAVEEKYEEILSRILDIAGSEACAAEKQLH; encoded by the coding sequence ATGAAAGGAAACATGAAACATGTATTTCCGGGCGGAAATACCTCAGAGGGATTTTTTTCGTACTATTCGTTTCTGCTGGAAAAAGGTACGAAACGAATTTTTGTGGTCAAAGGGGGACCTGGCGTCGGAAAATCAACGTTGATGAAAAAAATTGGGAACAGAATGGTAGAAATGGGTTATGATGTGGAATTCCACCACTGCTCTTCCGATCATCATTCCCTCGACGGAATAGCGGTTGTGGATGCCGGGATTGTGATGGTTGATGGAACTGCACCGCATATTGTGGATCCGAAGTATCCTGGAGGTCTGGATGAGATCATAAATCTGGGAGAATTCTGGGATACGGATGCCATACAGCACAATGTAAAACATATTATCGCGTCAACGAATGAAGTCAGCCGTCTGTTTGCCAGGGCTTACCGTTTGTTAAGTGCAGCCAGAGCGGTCGCGGAGAATATGATGGCAATAACCAGGCAGTCTATGGATTTTTCCGCGTTGAATATGGAAACATCGCGTTTGGCAAAGAAAATATTTGAGGGTGTGTACATGGTGGAAAGCTCCGGTAGGACCGGCGTGGCCAGACATCTGTTTTCCTGTGCGTATACACCGGAAGGTTTTGTTGATTTTACAGATTCTATTCTTCAGGAAATCCGGGAAATCGTTTATCTGGAAGGCGAGATGGGCACAGGAAGATCCGTTTTTATGGAGAAAATTGCCACCAAGGCCATGGAAAAAGGTTTTGATGTAGAAATCTATCACTTACCGCTGATCCCTTCCAAGATCGGAACGATTGTGATCAAAGAACTGCAGGTTGCCCTGACGTCGAGCGAATCTTTCCGAAACAATCATCAAGAGTCCGTTAACCTGAACAGGCATGTCCATACAGAGCTTTCTTCATCACTGACACAGGAACTGAACAGTGACCTGGATTTGTTTGGTCATCTTATGCACAGCGGAATGGACTGCATTCACCAGGCCAAACAGGAGCACGATGCTCTGGAGCAATATTATGTCCCGTATATGAATTTCAAGGCTGTCGAAGAAAAATACGAGGAGATCTTGAGCAGGATTTTGGATATTGCGGGCAGTGAGGCCTGCGCAGCAGAAAAACAACTGCATTAA
- a CDS encoding AlbA family DNA-binding domain-containing protein: MEKDLYMTISSKTKQLLVKQEGFDADFKMTVKGIQATDLVAFANSENGGTILAGVGEVEDKNSMQKGRIIGCPVGDKERLFILSKAESCVPPVEVAIIIENYARKPIYRIEIPSGKEKPYCTAGGTYKIRGDGRTNTLLPGRLLTLYIEKQSETFFNRFREATKELGKDILASDTLLQNALNELRRKVLQIESAIGSNQNSLEKIEAIDKKIDKLLSLQAKGE, from the coding sequence ATGGAAAAAGATCTATATATGACAATTTCCAGCAAAACAAAACAGCTGCTGGTCAAACAGGAAGGTTTCGATGCGGATTTCAAGATGACAGTTAAAGGCATTCAAGCCACAGATTTAGTAGCATTTGCGAATTCAGAAAATGGAGGAACCATTTTAGCTGGCGTGGGTGAAGTTGAAGATAAAAACAGCATGCAGAAAGGTAGAATCATCGGCTGTCCTGTTGGTGACAAGGAGAGACTCTTTATTTTAAGTAAAGCTGAGAGTTGTGTTCCGCCTGTTGAAGTCGCTATAATAATAGAAAACTATGCCAGAAAACCAATCTACCGAATTGAGATTCCCTCCGGTAAAGAAAAGCCGTACTGTACGGCCGGGGGCACATACAAGATCAGAGGGGACGGCCGGACCAACACCCTGCTTCCCGGAAGGCTGCTGACCCTTTACATCGAAAAACAAAGCGAAACATTTTTTAACCGCTTTCGCGAAGCAACGAAAGAACTGGGGAAAGATATTCTGGCTTCGGATACACTGCTTCAAAATGCCTTAAACGAGCTCAGACGCAAAGTGCTGCAGATTGAATCTGCCATTGGGAGCAATCAAAACAGCCTGGAAAAAATAGAGGCTATTGATAAAAAAATAGATAAGCTTTTGTCGCTGCAAGCTAAAGGAGAATGA
- a CDS encoding toprim domain-containing protein, with the protein MNFNTNTDLDYEPLIVVEGKNDAHAVRRALGKVDVIWTEGFGLTEQKLEYIAEMAERRGVIVCTDPDFAGKQIRERINKRIPKARHVYLSVEVARNPKDYDIGLENVSSEEIRKAFSKILEVKISNMDSNDGVKIAEKINAEAVVMADLRQSGLVGQCCSAAKRVRLGKILGIGDTNAKQFLFRVNRFGITKDEFYSAVKQMEGNGK; encoded by the coding sequence ATGAATTTCAACACAAATACGGATCTTGATTATGAACCGCTGATCGTGGTCGAAGGGAAAAACGATGCGCATGCGGTCAGACGCGCCCTGGGCAAAGTTGACGTCATCTGGACGGAGGGGTTTGGATTGACCGAGCAAAAGCTGGAGTATATTGCGGAGATGGCAGAGAGACGTGGCGTTATTGTCTGTACGGATCCTGATTTTGCTGGAAAACAGATTCGGGAGCGAATCAATAAACGGATCCCGAAAGCCAGGCACGTTTATCTTTCCGTCGAGGTAGCGCGCAATCCGAAAGATTATGATATTGGCCTGGAAAACGTTTCTTCGGAGGAGATCAGGAAAGCGTTTTCCAAAATACTCGAAGTAAAGATTTCGAATATGGACAGCAACGACGGAGTGAAAATTGCTGAGAAGATAAATGCTGAGGCGGTAGTAATGGCTGATTTGCGGCAAAGCGGCCTGGTTGGGCAATGCTGTTCGGCTGCAAAACGGGTCCGGCTCGGGAAAATTTTGGGGATTGGGGATACCAACGCCAAGCAATTTTTATTTCGCGTCAACCGTTTTGGGATAACTAAAGACGAATTTTATTCCGCAGTAAAGCAGATGGAAGGGAATGGGAAGTAA
- the rsmA gene encoding 16S rRNA (adenine(1518)-N(6)/adenine(1519)-N(6))-dimethyltransferase RsmA: protein MTKAGWEDTASYVRRVVRHGVRAKKSLGQNFLVNDSIIERIVREGMPLNDLPLVEIGPGPGALTRMLAPKFPRLWAVELDKEKVELLQRELNAYPFVLLHMDALKLKLANLWGQEKGWLIGNLPYYITNPLLMHFLNQAESLLGMTVMVQKEVADRMCALPGGRDYGILSIAVQLSAEVKRLFDVPPSAFWPQPKVTSTVLRLDIRPYPGFSLEKRDVFFKVVRAAFAQRRKMLLNTLSSGLSLPKELTAEILKAAGVDPKLRAEDVGILDYQKIVAVWEAQRN from the coding sequence GTGACGAAAGCAGGATGGGAAGATACGGCGTCCTATGTCCGCAGAGTTGTACGCCATGGGGTCCGGGCCAAAAAATCTTTGGGTCAAAATTTTTTAGTTAATGACAGTATTATCGAAAGGATCGTTCGGGAGGGTATGCCCTTAAATGATCTGCCGCTGGTTGAGATTGGACCGGGGCCGGGTGCTCTAACGAGGATGCTTGCCCCCAAATTCCCCAGATTGTGGGCGGTAGAACTTGATAAGGAAAAAGTTGAGTTACTCCAAAGAGAATTAAACGCCTACCCGTTTGTTCTGTTGCATATGGATGCCCTAAAGCTTAAACTAGCCAATCTTTGGGGACAGGAAAAAGGCTGGCTGATTGGCAATCTCCCGTACTACATCACAAATCCGCTACTAATGCATTTCCTTAACCAAGCGGAATCGCTGCTGGGCATGACCGTAATGGTTCAGAAAGAAGTTGCCGACCGAATGTGTGCCCTGCCCGGGGGAAGGGATTATGGGATATTATCGATTGCCGTTCAGTTATCAGCCGAGGTTAAAAGGCTGTTCGATGTTCCACCTTCGGCCTTCTGGCCTCAGCCGAAGGTCACATCGACGGTGCTAAGACTGGATATCCGGCCATATCCAGGATTCTCATTGGAAAAGAGAGACGTCTTTTTCAAGGTTGTGCGGGCGGCTTTTGCGCAGCGAAGGAAGATGCTGCTGAATACGCTTTCCAGCGGACTCTCTTTACCCAAAGAGCTAACTGCGGAGATACTCAAGGCTGCGGGAGTAGACCCGAAGCTCAGGGCTGAAGATGTCGGGATACTTGATTATCAGAAGATTGTAGCCGTCTGGGAGGCGCAAAGAAATTGA
- the yabG gene encoding sporulation peptidase YabG produces MFKTGDIVARLSYNQDLFLKILALNKRRKKVTAVLGGLNYRLIADADVDDLIFKDDKQIVHYQLADSQEVYKKFRKVVYDRKFKVEEEYFEIPGKILHLDGDQEYLDHCLKTYRQLGLQAKGICKSEAEQPKAIAGSLRDYPADILVLTGHDSLLKGKSNLKSLDSYRSSGHFVQSVTEARRIQPNKDQLVIFAGGCQSNFEAIIEAGANFASSPRRMMIHALDPVFLVESIAYTPIDRTVSLKDIIRHTVTGVDGVGGIETRGQLRRGYPKVEH; encoded by the coding sequence ATGTTTAAGACAGGAGATATTGTGGCCCGCCTTTCTTATAACCAGGATTTATTTCTAAAAATACTGGCCCTGAATAAAAGGCGCAAGAAAGTAACGGCAGTACTCGGTGGGCTCAATTACCGATTAATCGCCGACGCCGATGTCGATGACCTTATTTTCAAGGATGATAAGCAAATTGTCCATTATCAGCTGGCCGATTCTCAGGAAGTTTATAAAAAATTCCGTAAGGTTGTCTACGATCGCAAATTCAAGGTTGAAGAAGAGTACTTTGAAATACCGGGCAAAATTCTTCATTTGGACGGAGATCAGGAATATTTGGATCATTGTCTAAAAACGTATAGACAATTGGGACTTCAGGCCAAAGGAATTTGCAAATCGGAAGCGGAACAGCCCAAGGCAATTGCCGGGTCTTTGCGAGATTATCCGGCGGATATTCTGGTTTTGACAGGCCATGATTCTTTGCTTAAAGGGAAAAGCAATTTGAAAAGTCTGGACAGCTACCGGAGCTCGGGTCATTTTGTGCAGTCCGTTACGGAAGCAAGGAGAATTCAGCCGAATAAAGATCAGTTGGTTATCTTTGCAGGCGGATGCCAGTCTAATTTCGAAGCAATCATTGAAGCCGGTGCAAACTTTGCCTCTTCGCCAAGACGAATGATGATTCATGCCTTAGACCCTGTGTTTCTGGTGGAGAGCATTGCCTATACGCCAATTGACCGTACCGTTTCTCTCAAAGATATTATTCGGCATACAGTTACGGGCGTAGACGGTGTAGGCGGAATTGAAACAAGAGGACAGCTCAGAAGAGGTTACCCCAAAGTAGAGCATTAA
- a CDS encoding cyanophycinase produces MTEHIMGNLLIIGGAEDKEKDCKILKYYYREAGEKRSRICVITAASEDGEQAGIIYRDLFMKFGCSNIDVIAIQDRASANVGENIEKIVQASGIFFTGGDQLRITAMIGGTAMGMALQHLYEQGVIIGGTSAGASVMSDTMIIGGQGDTPGEDLIQMAPGLGLLKGIIIDQHFAQRGRIGRLMTAVSLNPYFLGIGIDEDTSVHIRNDGNFRVIGRGTVLITDASCAVISNVDDLNNGKPLALAPVKVHILSEGWRFNITERTSFLSEAEGFSMNHSELSKKEMKQEATSS; encoded by the coding sequence ATGACCGAGCATATTATGGGAAATCTGCTTATTATCGGCGGAGCAGAAGACAAGGAAAAAGACTGTAAAATTTTAAAATATTATTATCGCGAGGCAGGAGAAAAAAGATCCAGGATATGTGTTATTACTGCAGCTTCAGAGGACGGGGAGCAGGCGGGGATCATTTATAGAGACCTTTTTATGAAGTTTGGCTGCTCAAATATAGACGTGATTGCCATTCAAGACAGAGCGTCTGCCAATGTAGGTGAAAATATTGAAAAGATCGTTCAAGCCAGCGGTATTTTCTTTACAGGGGGGGACCAGCTCAGGATCACAGCGATGATCGGCGGAACTGCAATGGGTATGGCCTTGCAGCATCTGTATGAGCAAGGGGTTATTATCGGAGGGACCAGTGCCGGAGCATCCGTAATGTCTGATACAATGATCATCGGCGGACAGGGAGATACGCCTGGTGAAGACTTAATTCAGATGGCCCCCGGACTAGGACTTTTGAAGGGTATCATTATTGACCAACATTTTGCCCAAAGAGGAAGGATTGGACGGCTAATGACGGCTGTCTCCTTAAATCCGTACTTCTTAGGAATCGGAATTGATGAAGATACATCTGTCCATATCAGAAATGACGGGAACTTTCGGGTGATCGGGCGCGGAACAGTACTTATTACCGATGCTTCATGTGCAGTAATCAGTAATGTGGATGACTTAAATAATGGAAAGCCTCTGGCCCTTGCCCCGGTCAAAGTACACATTTTGAGTGAAGGCTGGAGATTTAATATTACTGAACGGACCAGCTTTCTGAGTGAGGCTGAAGGATTCAGTATGAATCATTCGGAGCTGTCTAAAAAGGAAATGAAACAGGAGGCTACATCTTCATGA
- the cphA gene encoding cyanophycin synthetase: MRIHQVKAIEGANFFSYRPVIRGIVSIAEWQGKMTHELGDFNQRLLKALPSLADHTCSRGKPGGFVERLEEGTLPGHVLEHVSIELLTLAGEKSRYGKTRVLVEEMEEYEVIYEYECKEAAIEALYAAAGFLNQLRYGEEPNAEPLVAQLKKLRSAYMPGPSTQAILQACLDRGIPYDKLGDGNLYQLGYGRLQKRIQAAMTSGTSCIGTDIASDKQLTRLILSESAIPVPRGKIASSEEEILKLFRQFASSVVIKPCLGNQGKGVSLNLTKESEIVKACRLAQVYSTKVIIEEYIKGNNYRLLVVGGKLVAAARRRPPMVAGNGKSSIEELIEQENNNPLRGTGHEKYLSKIAVDPILILDLSRQGFSLKSVPHLGEKVVLRQSANLSTGSTAVDVTGLVHRDNAELAVYAASVLGLDIAGIDFILGDIRHSYREQDGRIIEVNAAPGLRMHLLPSAGQSRNIGRDIVNMLLPHGNGRIPIVSVTGTNGKTTVVRLLSKMLRKQQLTVGMTSTEGIYINDRLLSKGDHSGPASARTVLRHPDVQVAVLETARGGILRAGLGYDYADVAIITNISEDHLGQYGIDNIEDLSKVKSLVAERVQKHGFAILNADDPQVVNLDQKTSGHVIYFSTEIQNRRICKHLAFGGVAVVADQKKIWIYQGTCGSTVCNLNKIPITWGGKARHNVQNVLAAVAACYALGYNAQQIRRAVSGFGQNPEDNQGRLEYYEMDGFKVVLDYGHNPAGIKEVVQTLQMIGHKRIVGCIGLPGDRSDATVKQFAREAAAGFDLLYIKEDADLRGRKSGEIAHMIYEEALSEGKKASSMKIILKEEEALREALAKAREGDIVVIFYEKAEPLRKIINDHLNLILPEIRNLAD; encoded by the coding sequence ATGAGGATACATCAGGTGAAAGCAATTGAAGGTGCAAACTTTTTCAGTTACAGGCCCGTGATCCGTGGAATCGTCAGTATTGCCGAATGGCAGGGGAAAATGACCCATGAGCTTGGCGATTTCAATCAAAGATTGTTAAAGGCGCTACCTTCACTTGCCGACCATACCTGTTCCCGTGGAAAACCCGGAGGGTTTGTTGAAAGACTGGAAGAAGGAACATTGCCTGGACATGTACTGGAGCATGTCAGTATAGAATTGCTGACGTTAGCCGGAGAAAAAAGCCGTTACGGCAAAACGCGTGTTCTGGTTGAAGAAATGGAAGAATATGAGGTGATCTATGAATATGAATGCAAGGAAGCAGCGATTGAGGCACTTTATGCTGCAGCCGGTTTTCTCAACCAGCTGCGCTATGGGGAAGAGCCGAATGCTGAGCCGTTGGTTGCTCAATTAAAAAAACTTCGTTCAGCGTATATGCCCGGGCCGTCCACGCAAGCCATTCTTCAGGCTTGCCTTGACAGAGGTATTCCTTACGATAAGCTCGGGGATGGAAATCTTTATCAGCTTGGCTATGGCCGTCTGCAAAAAAGAATACAGGCGGCGATGACAAGTGGAACGAGCTGCATCGGAACAGATATTGCATCAGACAAACAGCTTACGCGGCTAATACTCAGTGAGTCTGCCATACCGGTTCCACGCGGAAAGATTGCTTCTTCGGAAGAGGAGATTCTGAAGCTGTTCCGACAATTTGCCAGCAGTGTGGTTATAAAGCCATGTCTGGGAAATCAAGGGAAAGGTGTATCTCTCAATTTAACGAAGGAAAGTGAGATTGTTAAAGCCTGCCGCCTGGCGCAGGTCTACAGCACAAAGGTGATTATCGAAGAATACATCAAAGGAAACAACTACCGGCTTCTTGTTGTTGGGGGCAAATTGGTGGCGGCGGCCAGGAGAAGACCGCCGATGGTTGCCGGAAACGGCAAATCGAGCATTGAAGAACTGATCGAACAGGAAAATAACAATCCTCTAAGGGGAACGGGGCATGAAAAGTATTTATCAAAAATTGCGGTTGATCCCATTCTTATTTTGGATCTCAGCCGGCAGGGATTTTCGCTGAAATCTGTTCCACATCTTGGAGAAAAAGTCGTACTCCGGCAAAGTGCGAACCTCAGTACCGGATCAACGGCAGTGGACGTGACGGGTTTGGTGCACAGGGATAATGCTGAGCTGGCTGTTTACGCAGCAAGCGTACTGGGACTTGATATTGCCGGGATAGACTTTATTCTGGGAGATATCAGGCATTCTTACCGGGAGCAGGATGGCAGAATTATTGAGGTCAATGCAGCTCCGGGTTTAAGAATGCATTTGCTGCCCAGTGCCGGCCAAAGCAGGAATATCGGCAGGGATATTGTCAATATGCTCCTTCCGCATGGAAACGGCAGAATCCCTATTGTCTCGGTGACAGGAACCAATGGCAAGACAACTGTCGTCCGTCTTTTAAGTAAGATGCTCCGGAAACAGCAGTTAACGGTAGGGATGACATCCACGGAAGGAATCTATATTAATGACAGGCTGCTCAGCAAGGGTGATCACAGCGGACCTGCCAGCGCCCGGACTGTTCTGAGACACCCCGATGTCCAAGTTGCAGTCCTGGAAACAGCCAGAGGGGGGATTTTACGGGCAGGTCTCGGTTATGATTATGCGGATGTTGCGATTATCACAAATATTTCTGAGGATCATCTCGGTCAATACGGTATTGACAATATTGAGGATTTGAGCAAGGTGAAGAGTCTGGTTGCTGAAAGAGTACAAAAGCATGGTTTTGCCATTCTGAATGCGGATGATCCTCAGGTTGTGAACCTGGACCAAAAAACCAGTGGACATGTTATTTATTTTAGTACCGAAATCCAGAACAGAAGAATCTGTAAACACCTGGCGTTTGGAGGGGTTGCCGTGGTCGCAGATCAGAAGAAGATATGGATTTATCAGGGGACCTGCGGCTCAACTGTTTGTAACCTGAACAAAATCCCGATTACCTGGGGAGGAAAAGCGAGGCATAATGTTCAAAATGTCCTGGCAGCTGTTGCAGCTTGCTATGCGTTGGGATATAATGCTCAGCAAATCAGGAGGGCGGTAAGCGGCTTCGGGCAAAATCCTGAAGATAATCAGGGAAGGCTCGAATATTATGAAATGGATGGCTTTAAGGTAGTTCTGGATTACGGTCATAACCCTGCCGGTATTAAAGAGGTTGTCCAAACACTTCAGATGATTGGGCACAAGAGGATTGTGGGGTGTATCGGCTTGCCCGGTGACAGAAGCGACGCCACAGTAAAACAATTTGCCAGGGAAGCTGCCGCAGGATTTGATCTGCTGTATATTAAGGAAGATGCAGATCTGCGAGGCAGAAAATCAGGAGAAATTGCGCATATGATCTATGAAGAGGCTTTAAGTGAAGGGAAAAAGGCAAGTTCAATGAAGATCATTCTTAAGGAAGAGGAAGCACTGCGCGAAGCTCTGGCAAAAGCCAGAGAAGGAGATATTGTTGTGATCTTTTATGAAAAAGCAGAGCCGTTAAGAAAAATCATTAATGACCACCTCAATTTAATCCTGCCGGAAATAAGAAATTTGGCGGATTAG
- the ispE gene encoding 4-(cytidine 5'-diphospho)-2-C-methyl-D-erythritol kinase: MKENSVVVLAPAKINLALAVNDIRTDGYHSLETVFQSVSLFDRVEITLQGDGISCLCGELSGEKNLAYQAAGLFLDEYKARTSGVTPGAEINIEKHIPLQAGLAGGSSDAAAVLIGLNRLLSNPFSYEHLVGLAKQCGSDTAFCLLGGTAWGEGTGSELKELPRAPEMDIILVKPEQGVSTADAYRLFDKRAEFSKLNQKKWVSVLSAARIDMIGRMLSNDLENVVFDLVPEISVLKRWLLEGGCLGALMSGSGSTLFGVVKDHGQGEKMRKVLAEKGYHQTWLVKTIGSRNIKSGEKE; this comes from the coding sequence ATGAAAGAAAATTCTGTGGTTGTTTTGGCACCGGCCAAGATAAACCTCGCGCTGGCTGTCAATGATATCAGGACTGACGGATATCATAGTCTTGAAACGGTCTTCCAATCTGTGTCTCTATTTGACCGGGTTGAAATCACACTTCAAGGTGACGGGATATCTTGCCTTTGCGGCGAATTAAGCGGCGAAAAAAATCTCGCTTATCAGGCTGCCGGGCTTTTTCTGGATGAATATAAGGCCAGGACATCAGGTGTAACTCCCGGAGCTGAGATTAATATCGAAAAGCATATTCCGTTGCAGGCGGGGCTTGCCGGGGGAAGCAGTGATGCCGCAGCTGTTCTTATAGGACTGAACAGGCTACTGTCAAATCCTTTCTCTTATGAACATTTAGTGGGACTGGCTAAACAGTGTGGTTCGGATACGGCATTTTGTCTGCTTGGAGGAACAGCATGGGGGGAAGGGACCGGTTCTGAACTCAAAGAACTTCCCCGGGCGCCCGAGATGGATATCATCCTGGTTAAACCGGAACAGGGAGTAAGCACTGCAGATGCATATCGATTGTTTGATAAACGCGCTGAATTTTCGAAGCTCAATCAAAAAAAATGGGTGAGTGTTCTAAGTGCTGCCAGGATTGATATGATTGGCAGAATGCTTTCCAATGATCTGGAGAATGTTGTTTTTGATCTTGTCCCTGAGATTTCTGTCTTAAAACGGTGGCTGCTGGAAGGAGGCTGCCTTGGAGCTCTGATGTCCGGAAGCGGGTCTACACTGTTCGGAGTCGTAAAGGATCATGGTCAGGGAGAAAAGATGCGCAAGGTTCTGGCTGAGAAGGGTTATCATCAAACCTGGTTAGTAAAAACGATCGGTTCTCGAAATATTAAATCTGGAGAAAAGGAGTGA
- a CDS encoding GntR family transcriptional regulator, with product MERRLVPVKLDSYKPLREIVLEALREAIVSGVLEPGERLMEIQLAEEMGVSRTPVREAIRKLELEGFVVMVPRRGAYVAGVSHKDVKDVFEIRAALEGLAAGLAAEKITEEEIDEMERILYYEKMPDSLDVIVQSDIDFHALLYKASRNERLIQILANLKEQTQRFRTTSLAVPGRVKNTIQEHRAIIDAVARHDVEEAQKLAAAHIENAGNVMFEALRGMSSSRKSE from the coding sequence GTGGAAAGACGTTTAGTACCGGTAAAACTTGACAGTTATAAACCTCTGAGGGAAATTGTGCTTGAGGCTCTACGGGAGGCTATCGTCAGTGGAGTCCTGGAGCCGGGAGAACGCTTGATGGAAATCCAGCTGGCGGAAGAAATGGGCGTAAGCCGTACACCTGTAAGAGAAGCGATCCGTAAACTTGAACTGGAGGGCTTTGTGGTCATGGTTCCGCGAAGGGGCGCTTATGTGGCAGGAGTCTCTCATAAGGATGTTAAAGACGTATTTGAAATCCGCGCAGCCCTGGAAGGACTGGCAGCAGGACTCGCCGCCGAGAAGATTACAGAAGAAGAAATTGACGAGATGGAGCGGATTTTATATTATGAAAAAATGCCTGATTCTCTGGATGTTATTGTCCAGTCCGATATAGACTTCCACGCTCTTTTGTATAAGGCAAGCCGGAATGAAAGGCTGATTCAAATTCTTGCAAACCTGAAAGAGCAGACACAGCGGTTCCGGACAACATCTTTGGCAGTTCCGGGAAGGGTTAAAAATACGATTCAGGAACACCGGGCGATCATTGATGCTGTGGCAAGGCATGATGTGGAAGAAGCGCAAAAGCTTGCAGCGGCGCATATTGAAAATGCCGGGAATGTCATGTTTGAAGCTTTAAGGGGCATGTCATCGAGCCGTAAAAGCGAATAA
- the purR gene encoding pur operon repressor — translation MKRIERMIALTEILISHPNELLTLGFFADRFDTARSTISEDLVAIKESLTLTDKGNLDTISGAAGGVKYLPGIGREEAKDFLTSLAGNLNAGDRTLPGGFLYMSDILYNPIIARKLGLIFASVFRKRSPEAVITIETKGIPLALMTADALGVPAVVVQHGNKVTEGSSVSINYISGSSKRIQTMSLTRKALGTGKKVLIIDDFIKAGGTAKGLIDLMQEFDAKVVGLGILMEDTLWNNSRLVEDYLALLQLEIDSSKGRTFVKANDPKMM, via the coding sequence ATGAAAAGAATTGAAAGAATGATTGCGTTAACAGAAATCCTGATTTCCCACCCGAATGAGCTTTTGACTTTAGGTTTTTTTGCCGACCGTTTTGATACTGCGAGATCGACCATCAGTGAAGACCTGGTCGCGATTAAAGAAAGTTTAACGCTCACGGACAAGGGAAATTTGGATACAATCTCAGGAGCGGCCGGAGGTGTCAAGTATTTGCCCGGAATCGGCAGAGAAGAAGCAAAAGACTTCCTGACATCTCTTGCCGGAAACTTAAATGCGGGCGACAGAACGCTTCCTGGCGGATTTCTTTATATGTCTGATATTCTCTATAATCCTATCATTGCCAGGAAATTAGGGCTTATTTTTGCGAGCGTTTTTCGGAAAAGAAGTCCTGAAGCCGTGATAACGATTGAAACAAAAGGGATTCCGCTGGCCCTGATGACTGCTGATGCGCTGGGTGTACCTGCTGTTGTGGTGCAGCATGGCAATAAAGTGACGGAAGGTTCTTCGGTTAGTATCAATTACATATCCGGTTCCTCCAAAAGAATTCAGACCATGTCTTTAACCCGCAAGGCTTTGGGTACCGGGAAAAAAGTACTGATCATTGATGATTTCATTAAAGCCGGGGGCACAGCCAAAGGGCTGATCGACCTTATGCAGGAATTTGATGCCAAAGTCGTAGGCCTTGGCATTTTGATGGAAGACACACTCTGGAATAACTCAAGGCTAGTCGAAGACTACCTTGCTCTTCTGCAGCTGGAAATCGATTCTTCAAAAGGCAGGACGTTTGTCAAGGCAAATGACCCAAAAATGATGTAG
- the spoVG gene encoding septation regulator SpoVG yields MEITDVRVRKVNAEGKMKAVVSVTFDNEFVVHDVKVVEGTNGLFVAMPSRKTPEGDFRDIAHPISSAAREKIQTKVLEEYGKGIE; encoded by the coding sequence ATGGAGATTACTGACGTCAGAGTCCGAAAGGTAAATGCCGAAGGCAAGATGAAAGCAGTCGTATCGGTTACATTTGACAACGAATTTGTTGTTCACGATGTAAAAGTGGTTGAAGGGACGAATGGTTTATTTGTGGCGATGCCCAGTCGAAAGACCCCGGAAGGCGATTTTCGCGATATTGCCCACCCGATTTCATCTGCGGCAAGAGAAAAAATCCAGACTAAGGTACTGGAAGAATACGGAAAGGGCATTGAATAA